A window of Pirellula sp. SH-Sr6A contains these coding sequences:
- a CDS encoding pseudouridine synthase encodes MSLALQETDDFIGETLSRPLHVLYQDEHILAVFKPAGLIVHRSKLTLPHEPVLLQALRDQIGKFVYPVHRLDRPTAGIVLFGLHSEAAAKLVQRFTDRHIAKYYQALVRGFTDDTFVVDRPLQDKFGEEWDPGSTEGNPLQEACTEFQSLQRFEVPWESNGFPSSRYSLLEIKPITGRWHQIRRHLNHVANPVIGDHRHGDHRHNQMMHQMTGVYRMLLTAVRIDLRHPYTDEMLTVAAGRGSEFDRAIEALRALSVS; translated from the coding sequence GTGTCGCTCGCCTTGCAAGAAACGGATGACTTCATCGGCGAGACCCTCTCGCGTCCTCTGCATGTCCTCTACCAGGACGAGCACATCCTCGCTGTGTTCAAGCCTGCTGGGTTGATCGTTCACCGCAGCAAGTTGACTTTGCCGCACGAACCTGTGCTGCTGCAAGCGTTGAGAGATCAGATCGGGAAATTCGTATATCCGGTCCACCGATTGGATCGTCCTACGGCGGGAATCGTTCTATTCGGGCTTCACAGCGAAGCTGCCGCGAAACTGGTACAGCGATTCACCGATCGCCATATTGCCAAATACTACCAAGCTCTCGTGCGAGGTTTCACCGACGATACCTTTGTGGTGGATCGTCCGTTGCAGGACAAATTTGGCGAGGAGTGGGATCCTGGTAGTACGGAGGGGAATCCTCTTCAAGAAGCTTGCACGGAGTTCCAGTCTCTGCAACGTTTTGAGGTGCCTTGGGAGTCGAACGGCTTTCCCTCCAGCCGCTATTCGTTGCTAGAGATCAAGCCCATTACAGGGCGATGGCATCAGATTCGCCGACATCTCAATCATGTTGCCAATCCCGTCATCGGCGATCATCGTCATGGCGACCATCGCCATAACCAAATGATGCACCAAATGACAGGCGTGTATCGAATGCTGTTGACCGCCGTGCGGATTGACCTACGTCATCCTTACACGGATGAGATGTTGACCGTTGCTGCGGGGAGAGGTTCGGAGTTTGATCGAGCGATTGAAGCCTTGCGAGCGTTGTCCGTTTCATGA
- a CDS encoding DUF2254 domain-containing protein, with amino-acid sequence MSDWFSFLYHRFRERLWIKPAAISGVSLAAIFFAKSADAWGLASVAPEISVESVRTLLQVIASSMLVMAIFAVGSMVSAYASVGSSATPRAFPLIIADDVSQNALTAFIGAFLFSIVALFALENGYYDRGGRFALVSLTFIVFGVVILTFLWWVDRIARLGRLNATIDKVESATARAMKRRRKSPRLGGAKWAEPDGPSEAIYGEEIGYVQQVKMAALQSIAEKYELHIHVGALPGTFATPGRPLAYVRVSPDQLEDVKRGITAAFVVGRDRVFDQDPRFGLVVLSEIASRALSPGINDSGSAIAVIGALVRLLAFWCEPVDYEQAEGVEFDRVAVPSLKLDDLFDDAFTMIARDGARAVEVVLRLQKGLESLAVVCEAESKQIPLSHARKSIARAEKAMELSDDLEAVKSAGRFANAG; translated from the coding sequence ATGAGTGATTGGTTTTCTTTTCTGTACCATCGATTCAGAGAGCGTCTTTGGATCAAGCCTGCGGCGATCAGTGGAGTTTCACTCGCCGCGATCTTTTTCGCTAAGTCTGCTGATGCATGGGGGCTGGCGTCCGTGGCACCAGAGATTTCCGTTGAGTCCGTTAGAACTCTTTTGCAGGTGATCGCATCGAGCATGTTGGTGATGGCAATATTCGCCGTCGGGTCGATGGTTTCCGCCTACGCCTCCGTAGGTAGTTCTGCGACGCCTCGCGCGTTTCCACTCATCATCGCCGACGATGTTTCCCAGAACGCGCTAACAGCATTTATCGGGGCATTCTTGTTCAGCATTGTCGCCCTCTTTGCGTTGGAGAATGGGTACTACGATCGAGGCGGGCGTTTTGCGCTGGTGTCGCTGACGTTTATCGTGTTTGGAGTCGTCATTCTCACCTTTTTATGGTGGGTGGATCGAATCGCGCGTCTTGGGAGGTTGAATGCGACGATCGATAAAGTGGAATCGGCAACAGCTCGAGCGATGAAGAGACGTCGCAAGTCTCCAAGGTTGGGAGGAGCGAAATGGGCCGAGCCTGATGGGCCATCTGAAGCGATTTATGGAGAGGAGATCGGTTATGTCCAGCAAGTGAAGATGGCTGCACTGCAGTCGATCGCAGAGAAGTATGAATTGCATATCCATGTCGGAGCGTTGCCAGGGACCTTTGCCACTCCGGGCCGACCCTTGGCATACGTTCGCGTTTCTCCCGACCAGTTGGAAGATGTGAAGCGTGGGATTACGGCGGCATTTGTCGTCGGTCGTGATCGGGTATTTGATCAAGATCCGCGATTCGGATTGGTCGTGCTATCGGAGATCGCTAGCCGCGCATTGTCACCTGGTATCAACGATTCGGGATCTGCGATTGCCGTGATCGGCGCATTGGTACGACTGCTTGCTTTTTGGTGTGAGCCCGTTGATTACGAGCAGGCCGAGGGGGTTGAATTCGATCGAGTCGCGGTACCTTCACTGAAACTAGATGACCTGTTCGACGACGCATTCACCATGATTGCACGGGACGGTGCCCGGGCAGTTGAAGTCGTTCTACGGCTGCAAAAGGGTCTGGAATCTTTGGCGGTTGTCTGCGAGGCAGAATCGAAGCAGATTCCTCTGAGTCATGCAAGGAAATCGATCGCGCGGGCGGAAAAGGCGATGGAACTTTCCGATGACTTGGAAGCCGTGAAGAGCGCAGGCCGATTTGCCAACGCGGGATAG
- the cysN gene encoding sulfate adenylyltransferase subunit CysN yields the protein MSHQSDLIAKDILAYLEQHERKELLRFITCGSVDDGKSTLIGRLLYDSKMLYEDQIAQLETESKVHGTTGGGFDPALVTDGLRAEREQGITIDVAYRYFSTAKRKFIIADTPGHEQYTRNMATGASTADLAIILIDARHGVLTQTKRHSFIVSLLGIRHVVVTINKMDLMGYSQETFEKICSDYRDFASRLDLPDLHFIPIAALHGENLVDPSPNMSWYRGSTLMNFLETVYIGSDRNLEDFRLPIQIVNRPNLDFRGFCGTLASGIIRKGDEIMVLPSKRTSKVKRIVTFDGDLEEAFAPQSITVVLEDEIDCSRGDMIVRPGNIPKVSNSFDATIVWMAAEPMVPGKTYLFKQTSQTVTGQIDSLKYRVDVNTLHRTPAPDLQLNEIGRCAVTLSQPIYFDAYRRNRATGSFIIIDRITNATVGAGMISDRDSAKQTLAAWETSDENQSATNGEVSQVRDEERVARFGQKPATLLFTGLPCSGKTTIALALERSLFENGRAVAVLDGERMRRGVNKDLGYSVEERSENLRRSAHIAKLFNEHGLLCLAAFVAPSQSVRDRVSDVVGKDRFFVIHCTADETVRAQRFASLKSEAAQSLEQGAASEYEVPETPDLVLNTSQQSLSECVEAVIALLQQKQIIR from the coding sequence ATGTCGCACCAAAGTGATTTGATCGCCAAGGATATCCTGGCCTACCTCGAGCAGCACGAACGCAAAGAGCTGCTCCGCTTCATCACCTGCGGAAGCGTCGACGACGGAAAGAGCACCCTGATCGGACGCTTGCTCTACGACAGCAAGATGCTTTATGAGGACCAGATCGCCCAACTTGAGACCGAGAGCAAAGTACACGGAACGACCGGCGGTGGCTTCGACCCCGCTCTCGTGACCGATGGCTTGCGCGCCGAACGGGAGCAAGGAATCACGATCGACGTGGCCTATCGCTACTTTTCGACCGCCAAACGGAAGTTCATCATCGCCGATACCCCCGGCCATGAGCAGTACACCCGTAACATGGCAACCGGTGCCTCGACCGCCGATCTCGCGATCATCCTGATCGACGCGCGACATGGAGTCCTCACTCAGACGAAGCGACACAGTTTTATCGTTTCTCTCCTGGGTATTCGCCACGTCGTGGTGACCATCAACAAGATGGACTTGATGGGATACAGCCAAGAGACTTTTGAAAAGATCTGCAGCGACTACCGAGACTTCGCTTCTCGACTCGATTTGCCCGACTTGCACTTCATCCCGATCGCCGCGCTCCACGGCGAAAACTTGGTCGATCCCAGCCCCAATATGAGCTGGTATCGAGGCAGCACCCTCATGAACTTCCTGGAAACGGTCTACATCGGATCCGATCGCAACCTCGAAGACTTCCGACTCCCCATCCAAATCGTCAACCGCCCCAACCTGGACTTCCGGGGATTCTGCGGTACTCTCGCCTCGGGCATCATTCGCAAAGGGGACGAGATCATGGTCCTCCCCTCCAAACGAACGAGCAAGGTGAAGCGGATTGTTACATTCGATGGTGACCTCGAGGAAGCCTTTGCGCCCCAATCTATCACTGTCGTGCTCGAAGATGAAATCGATTGCTCACGCGGGGACATGATCGTCCGTCCGGGTAACATTCCCAAGGTCTCCAACAGCTTCGATGCCACCATCGTTTGGATGGCCGCCGAACCCATGGTCCCAGGCAAGACGTATTTGTTCAAGCAAACGTCGCAAACCGTCACCGGACAGATCGATTCCCTCAAGTATCGAGTCGACGTCAATACCCTCCACCGAACACCCGCTCCCGACCTGCAACTCAACGAGATCGGTCGATGCGCCGTCACGTTGAGCCAGCCGATTTACTTCGATGCCTATCGACGCAATCGCGCCACAGGCTCCTTCATCATCATCGATCGAATCACCAATGCGACCGTCGGCGCTGGCATGATCTCCGATCGAGATTCCGCCAAACAAACGCTGGCCGCTTGGGAAACCTCCGATGAAAACCAGTCCGCCACCAACGGCGAAGTTTCCCAAGTTCGCGATGAGGAACGTGTCGCTCGATTCGGACAAAAGCCAGCGACTCTCCTCTTCACGGGCCTACCCTGCTCCGGCAAAACCACCATCGCTCTCGCCCTCGAACGCTCCCTGTTCGAAAACGGTCGAGCTGTCGCCGTGCTCGACGGTGAACGCATGCGACGCGGAGTGAACAAGGACCTTGGATACTCAGTCGAAGAGCGAAGTGAAAACCTTCGACGCTCCGCACACATCGCCAAGCTCTTCAACGAACACGGACTTCTTTGCCTGGCCGCCTTCGTCGCCCCAAGCCAATCGGTTCGCGATCGAGTCTCCGACGTGGTTGGCAAGGATCGATTCTTCGTCATCCACTGCACGGCGGATGAAACGGTCCGAGCGCAACGATTCGCTTCGCTGAAATCAGAAGCAGCCCAATCGCTTGAACAAGGTGCCGCATCGGAATACGAAGTTCCCGAAACTCCTGACTTGGTACTGAACACCAGCCAACAATCGCTCTCCGAATGCGTGGAAGCGGTTATCGCGCTGCTCCAACAAAAGCAGATCATCCGCTAA
- a CDS encoding transcriptional regulator has protein sequence MAKSIKGITRIEYEGVTTRGWMVRLTRAGERQQEFFNDRAYGGKAKALAAAKKRYEEWVAIAPPIQTSKNLKSSRNTSGKVGVHLVRNVDPRWKNAESFGYCAMWTDSDGKRRKVSFAWNTYGKKKAWTLACLARDLEITDRDALVAQAEKAQKKKKK, from the coding sequence ATGGCAAAGTCGATCAAAGGGATAACGCGGATTGAGTACGAAGGTGTGACAACCCGCGGTTGGATGGTGCGGTTGACACGCGCCGGCGAACGGCAGCAGGAGTTCTTCAATGATCGCGCCTATGGTGGAAAGGCCAAGGCGCTCGCTGCTGCGAAGAAGCGGTATGAAGAGTGGGTTGCCATCGCTCCTCCGATCCAGACCTCAAAGAATCTGAAGTCATCTCGCAACACGAGCGGCAAGGTTGGGGTTCACTTGGTCCGCAACGTGGACCCGCGTTGGAAGAATGCAGAGTCGTTCGGCTACTGTGCGATGTGGACCGACTCCGACGGGAAGCGTCGAAAAGTGAGTTTCGCATGGAATACGTACGGTAAGAAAAAGGCGTGGACCCTCGCTTGTTTAGCGCGCGACTTGGAAATCACCGATCGCGACGCACTCGTAGCGCAGGCTGAGAAAGCGCAGAAGAAGAAAAAGAAGTAG